The Pyxidicoccus sp. MSG2 DNA segment GGCCTCGCTCAGATGGGGGAATTCGCTGACGCCCACCATGGGCAGTCGCCGGCTGCGCACGGCCTTGTCGCGCGCCGCGACTGTCTCGGCGAGCACGCGGGCCACGTCACCCTCGACGAGCGCGCGCGTCATGCCGCCCAGGGACTCGATGCGCTGCAGCTCCGTCCACGCCGCACGGGCCACTTCGCCGGTGAGCTGTTCCAGGTAGTAGCTGCCGCCGGCGGGGTCCGCGACGCGGTTGAGGCTGGACTCGTCGCGCAGGATGAGCTGCGTGTTGCGCGCAATCCGCCGGCTCTGCTCGTCCGGCGTGCCCAGGGGCTCGTCGAAGGGAGAGGTGCTCACGCTGTCCGCGCCCGCGACGACGGCGGCGAAGGACTCCGCGGTGGCGCGCAGGATGTTCACCCACGGGTCGCGCTTCGCCTTGGTGCCGGTGGCGGTGCGCGCGTGCAGCGACATCGCCTGGGTCTCGGGCGGACCACCGGAGGCGGCGACGACCTTGGACCAGAGCAGCCGCGCCGCGCGCAGCCGGGCAATCTCCGGGAAGAACTGCCCGCCCACCGACAGCGCGAACTGCACCGAGCGCGCCGCGTCCGCGGGGGACACGCCCGCGCGCTCCAGCTCGCGCAGGTACTCCACGCCGGTGGCGATGGTCCATGCCAGTTCCTGCACGGGCGTGGCGCCAGCGTCCGCCCAGGCACGCGAGGACACCAGCAGCGCGCGCAGGCCCGGCGCTTCCTTCAGCAGCGACGTCACCAGCGGCGCGGCCTTCGCGAGCGTCCCGGCCACGTCCACCTTCGCCGTGCCCGCGCGGGCCATGGCGCCGATGGGGTCGATGCCCAGGCTGCCGCTCAGCGCCTTGCGCGGAACACGCAGCGCGTCCGCGACCTGGAGCAGGAGGGACGCGGGAGCGAGCACGTCACGCGCCGGCTCCAGGTGCACGGGCGTGCGCTCCAGCGGGACGTGCGCGAGGAGCCGCCGCAGCGAGTCCGCGTCCTTCACGTCGATGCCGTGCGGCGCATCCAGCAGCAGCCAGACGCCCTGGCCGCCGCGCTCCAGATCATTGCGGAGCACCTCGGCGGTGGAGGACACATCGGGGCCGGCGTACTCCTGGCACACCGTCCAGCCGCCCTCCGTGTGGCCGAGCGGCTGCGTGCCGCGCACATAGGGGGCCACGCCCGGAGGCTCCGTGGGGACGGGAGCATCCTGGGGCGTGTAGAGCGGCTGGAGGGACAGGCCACCTTCCAGGCTCGATTGGAGGGACGTGAAGGGCTTGCCCTTCAGGTCCTTCTCGACGAGCCGGCGCCACGCGTCGAGCGACGGGGGCGGGAAGTCCTTGTCGGAGGGGGGAGGCACTTGCGACATGCTGCGTCCTCGCGGAGAGATGAGGCGCCATGCCCCGGAGGGCAGCACCGTGTCCATCCCATAGGCGCAATGCCCGTCCGGGGCAATGGGTCTGATGCCGCCACCGTGTCCAACGTCCAGGGAGTGGGAGCAGGGGGCATGGAACCCCGCGCGCGAACAGGGCGCCGTATCCTTTCCAGGTGGCCTCACTCCCAATGAGGTAGGAGCCACACGCCCGTGTCCTTCTTCGGAGAGCTCTACCTTCGCAGCACGCTGCCCTTCCTCTCGGAGGCCGTCACGGCCCGGGAAGTGGAGTACCTCGCTCACGCCTTCGCGGACGTGCCGGGCCCCGCCCCGGTGGTGGACCTGGGCTGCGGCCATGGCCGCCACGCGGCGCGGCTCAATGCCAGTGGCACCCTGGCCGGTCGCGTCATCGGTCTGGAATTAGACGCGCTGTCGCTTTCCATGCGGCGGCCGGGGTTTCCCGCGGTGCAGGGCGACCTCCGGGCACTGCCGTTCCAGGAGGCTTCAGTGGCCGGGGCCTACGCCTGGTACTCGACACTCTTCGCCTTCACGGATGAGGAGCACGTGCACATCCTGCGCGAGGTGGCGCGGGTGCTGCGGCCGGGAGGGAGGCTGGTGTTCCAGACGGTGCCGTACGAGCGATTGGTGGAGTCACCGGCGGCGGCGTTCCAGCAGACGCTGCCGGACGGAAGCATCTTGGAAGAGCAGAGCCGGTTCGACGCGGTTACGGGTAGGGACGAGGGACAGCGGACGCTCACCCTACCGACCGGTCGGCGTCTCACCGCGTCATATGCCATCCGCTACTATCCCCTTGCGGAACTGACACGTCTGTTGGAAAGCACGGGGTTTTCCAGGGCCTGGGTGCACGGTGGGCTGGACGGTGGGCCACCGACATCGCGGTCGACCGATTTGATTGTGGGAGCAGCGCTTCGAAAGCGCTGAGCTCGTCCAGTGGATCCGAACCAGAATTCCCGAGCGCATACAGGCTGGCTGGGCCAGCTCCCGAAGCGGGTCGACGTCTACGAGGTCGGCCCCCGGGATGGCCTGCAGAACGAGCTGCGCACGCTGCCCACGCGGGACAAGGCGCGGCTCATCGACGCGCTGGTCTCCGCGGGCGAGAAGCGCATCGAGGTGACGTCGTTCGTGTCACCCAAGTGGATTCCGCAGCTCGCGGACGCGGAGGAGTTGCTGCGCCTCGTGGGGCGGCGGGAGGGCGTGGTGTTCTCCGCGCTCGTGCCCAACCTCAAGGGACTGGAGCGCGCGAAGGACGCGGGCCTGGAGGAGGCAGCGGTCTTCATCTCCGCGTCCGAGGCGCACTCGAAGAAGAACATCAACAAGAGCATCGCCGAGGCCCTGGCGGGCGCGCGCGAGGTGACGGCGGCGGCGCTCGCGGCGGGCATGCGCGTGCGCGGCTACCTGTCCACCGTGTGGGGCTGCCCGTATGAGGGACATGTCCCGGTGGAGCGGGTGGTGGACATCTGCCGCCAGCTCGTGGACGCGGGCCTGTATCAGCTCAGCCTGGGGGACACGATTGGCGTGGGGACGCCGAGGCAGACCGAGGGAATCCTCGAGGCGCTGCTGAAGCACATCCCCGTGGAGAAGCTCGCGCTGCACATGCACGACACGCGCGGCACCGCGCTGGCGAATGCGCTGGTGGGACTGTCCGCGGGCGTGACGACGTTCGACGCGAGCATCGGTGGACTGGGTGGGTGCCCCTACGCTCCGGGCGCGGCGGGCAACCTGGCCACCGAGGACGCCGTGTTCATGCTGCACGGCATGGGCGTGGAGACGGGCATCAACCTGGACCGGCTGGTGGAGGCCGGGGAGATTGCCCAGGAGCTCATCGGCCGGAAGCTGGCCGGCAAGTACCTGCAGGCTGCGCTCGGTGAGCGGGAGAAGAAGGCGTCCCGTCGCGTACAGAGCGCGCAGACCTGAGCGCGCAACTCACGGGTTGAACACAATGAGGGCGGCACCGGAAAGGTCTCCGAGCCGCCCTCGATTTGCGGCTCTGCCGTTGGGTCTTCCTGAGTAGGCTCATTTCGAATGAGCCCGCCTCCTCGGTTCCGCAGCCTCGTGCTTCTGGTTCAAGCCTGCGTCCTGCTTTCCTGTGGCAGCAGTGTCCGTTCCGCACTTCTGCCTGCGCCCGAGGAGCTCTCCAGTCTGGCCCTGGTCATCGAGGAACGGGCCGATGGCCAGATAGTTCACTCCTGGCGACCCGCAGCCGAGTTCGAGGATGCGCTGCGGAGCCTGCCGACCTACGGCCGTCGGAGTGCGCCCTCAAGGCCCATCGTCCTTGCCAGTAGCCGCCGTCGAGACTGTGACCAGGAACTGATCGAATGCCACCGGAACTGCATGCGGCGCAAGCTCCCGGCTCCTCACAACTACATCCCACGTGGGCACCCCAGGCATGATCAGATTTGCCGTGACAATTGCCGGCCCGCCTACGCGGACTGCGTGGAGGCAACGGGCGCCCGGGCGCTGCGGTTTCCTGCGGTGAATGGTGCGGTTGAGTGGCTGAAAGAACATCGAACAGAACTTCTCGTGGGAACCGGAGTCGTCATCGCAGGGGTGGCCTTCGTCGTCGTTTCCGCGGGAGCAGGGCTGCTCGTACTCGCCCCTCTGGCCCTGATGGCCTCGGCGGACAGCATGGATGCGCCGCTGTGTGGTGGAGGTGAGCATGAATCGTGACGACCTGGACAGGCGCGTGGGCGCCCTCCGCAAGGCCCAGGAACTGCTCAGCGCCTTTCCAGAGGTCGCGGAGGCCCTCGCGCCTGCCTTGCACGCCTCCTATTTCCTGCTCGATGGTCATGGGCACAACTTCGAGGACTACCTCGCGGCCTTCAGGGGCACCTCACTTCCATTTCTCGGAACGTTCTCCAGCCGGGCGGAGTTCGACGCCTGGCTGAAGACGCACTTCGTGCCTCCACCACGAGGCGCTTTGCAGATAGTGGGTGAGCGGTATTCCCTTGGCTACGCCCGCTCAAGTGGCCAACCCCTATTGTTCCGGGTCCCTCCTGTCGAGGCCTTGAGAAGGCCAAGCGGAACAGAGGGGCAGGAGCAGCTATGGCACGCGCTCGATCGTGCGCGGGCCGTGCTCGGTTCATCATCTGCGGACGTCGAGGGACTGCACTCTGCCGCGCTGGCCCTGCACTTCATCCACGAGGCTGGCTGCGGACGCGAGTTCGCACATTTCCTGGCGCACCTCGACGAGCACCTGCCTCCCCTCCGATCGTTCGCCACGCGCGAAGCAGCGGAAGCCTGGTTGATGAGCCATCCGAGTCCTCCGGATGGCGCATGCGTTCAGGTAGGGGACGAGCAATTCACAGTGGGGTACTGGCCCCGGAGCGGGCTCCGGAGCCTGCTGCGCTACCCCACGGACGAAGCGCTTGACGAAGTGGTGGAGGACGAAGGCCGCTGAACGGCCCTACAACTCGCCAAGCATGGAGGACAGCTTCTCCTGCAACCCCAGGTGCGCAGCGGCCGTCTCGAGCATCCGCCGCTCCTTGCGGTCGATGCGGCCGTCCACCATCGCAATCTCCACGATGTTGCGGAGGATGAGCTCGGCCTCCGGAGAGCCGCGCGGCACCAGCCGGTCAAAGAGCTGCGTGCCCGCACCCAACGCCATCTCCACGTTGGACCACTCCACGCCCCAGCGCTCCGAACACAGCTTCAGCAGCTTGCGCTCACTCGACGTCACCTCGCCGTCGGCCGCGGCGATGGCCGCCATCATGTAGAGCAGTCGCTGACGCTCCTGCACGTCCATGACGACGTCGGCGCCAGGGGAGGGCACTCGCTCCCTGTCTCTCTCGGTGGCCACGGCCTTGCGGAGCACGTTGGCCTGGTACCGCTGGTCCTGCTCCACGTTCCACGCCTCGTAGGGCAGGGCGGACGCGAGCACCCAGTCCCGCTCGCCGGTGCCCAACTGCGTGTTGCAGAAGTCGCACGTAGTGGCGGCGCTGTCGGTGAGCGTCGCGTTGCAGTTGGGGCAGCGGTCCGTAGACATGCCGTTGTCGGCGTTCGTCTGTGCGCCGTGCCTGCGCACCAGCGAGAAGACGAAGCGCTGTGGCACGGTGGGAAGCCTCGGAGGCTTCTCATTCAGCGGGCCCACGCCCATGCGCGCGCTCCAGCGCACGTCCACGTGCGCCACGTCGTACCCCTGAGGGTTCACCTGCAAGGAGGTGACATCCGCCGCGCCCACCGCGCACTCCAGGAAGACACGGCGCCGGCCCTTGCGGCGCAGGTCCTCCAGCTCCGAGCCCAACCGCTGCACGGCCTCCGTGTTGGCCACCTTCGACAGGGTCTTCGCGTCCCCACGGCTCTGCGAGTCAATCCACTTCCAGAACAGCAGCGACGCGCGGTCCTCCAGAATCTCCAGGTTGAGCGCGGGGTCCGCCTCGCGCGCCTCGCGCAGGCCGTCCACCGTCTTGTGGTAGCGCACGTGCTCCACGCCCTGCGTGATCTCCGACAGCGTCCAGTCGTAGTTACCGGAGTTCACCACCGCGTTGCAGTACTCGCACTTGTTCGCCGCGCCGCCGGCGAACGGCGCGCCGCAGTTGGGGCACTTGCCCTGGTACAGGTCCTCGCCTGGCTTCGTCTGCACGCCGGGCTTGCGCACGAAGGTCCACACCTCGGTGAAGGACTCGTTGGGCGCCTTGCGCGCCGCGTCCGTGGCCTGCGCGTCGGTGAACGAGGCGGGCACGTCCGTGTCGCGCATCCGCGCCTGGACGCGAAGCTGGATGCTGTCGAACCACTGACTCTGCGTGAGGCCGATGAGCTGGAGGTCCAGCACCTGGATGTCGGTAATCGCATCGCGCACGCCCTGGGACTCCAGGAGCTTGAGCTGCACGTTGAAGCGCTGCCACGTGGCGTCCGAGAGGAAGGGCCGCACCGGCGTCATGTCCCGCAGGAACCACGCCTTCTGCAGCTCCATGAAGAGCCACCGCGTCTTGTCGAGCACGGCTTGCAGCTCGAAGGCGGGGTCCTTCAGCTTGAGGGCATTCACCCACCCCTGCACGTCCCGTTGGCCCACCTGCGTGCGCCGGTCCGCGTCGCGCTGGTCCAGGGCGCGCCGGGTCGTGGCGTCCGGGTGCAGGTTTCGCTTGTAGAACCACCAGATGCCGAACCCGATGGCGAGCAGCGGCAGCATCACCTTGGGGTAGCGGAAGACGAGCGAGAACAGCTCGTAGATGAGCCAGAGGGGGATGCCCCCGTCGCCCCCGCCCCCATCGTCGCGCGAGGAGGGACGGGTGTAGTGCTCGCCACCGCCGCCCCGGGCCAGGGCCAGCAGGGGAGCAAGCAGGGCCACCAGGGCGAGCGCGGACGGCAGCCAGGGGGCCCACCGGTAGAGACGACGAGGCGCGAAGCGCAGGGACATGCGTCCAATGCTAACCGTTTCCGCCTTGCCAGACCCGGCTTCCCGCCGCACTCTGCCGCGTCCCAGGCGGCCCGCCGGACGGGCCCGGGGAGGGGAGCGCACATGCCGGAATTCAAGGTCGACGCACGGGGTGCCATCGAGATCTGGACCATCGACGGCGAGGGCCGCCGCAACGCCATCAGCCGGGCCATGCTGAAGGAGCTGGGCGACCTGGTCGCCCGCGTGTCCTCGAACCGCCAGGTGCGCGCCGTCATCATCACCGGCGCGGGCGACAAGGCCTTCTGCGCGGGCGCGGACCTCAAGGAGCGCGCCACCATGGCCGAGGACGACGTCCGCGCCTTCCTCGACGGGCTGCGCCGCACCTTCCGCGCGATTGAAAAGAGCGACTGTGTCTTCATCGCCGCCGTCAACGGCGCGGCCTTTGGCGGCGGCACCGAGCTGGCGCTGGCGTGCGACCTCCGCGTCGCCGCTCCCGCCGCGGAAATGGGGCTGACGGAGACGCGGCTGGGCATCATCCCTGGCGGTGGCGGGACGCAGCGGCTGTCCCGGCTCATCGGCGTGGGCCGGGCGAAGGATCTCATCCTCACCGCGCGCAGCGTCAACGCGGCCGAGGCCTTCAGCATCGGCATGGTCAACCGGCTCGCTCCGGAGGGGCACCTGCTGGAGGTGGCCTTCGGGCTGGCGGAGTCGGTGGTGAAGAACGCGCCGCTCGCCGTGGGCACGGCCAAGCACGCCATCGACGAGGGCACCGGCCTGGAGCTGGACGACGCGCTCGCGCTGGAGCTGCGCAAGTACGAGGAGATCCTCAAGACGGAGGACCGGCTCGAGGGCCTGCGCGCCTTCGCGGAGAAGCGCGCGCCCGTCTACAAGGGCCGGTAGTCCGGACTGAAGGTGCCCCCCGGAAACACACCGGGGGCGGCGGCCTGGATGAACCAGACCGCGCCCCCGGAGGACTTCCGTCAGGTCATGGACCGGAAGGCCGGGCGCCTCAGGCGCTGGCGGTCTTCTCGGGGCCGACGTTGACGCCCTGCTTGTTCATGTAGCCGATGGCCCGGTCCTTCACCGTGGTGCGCAGCTCCGTGCCCGTCTTCGGGGCGAGGAGCAGCGCCGCCACGCCACCCGCGGCCACGCCGAGGATGAAGACGCCCAGGCCCCCCAGGCCCAGCGTCGCGGGCTTGCGGGTGGTCAACCCCACCAGATTCAGGACGTCGTCCGGGTCGAAGTCGTCCCACCTGTTCCTGGCGGCGCGGGGAAGCTCGTCGATCAGCTTGTGAGCCATCCACTTGCGGTACAGGTCGCTCTTGGCCAACCCCTTCGCCATCCACTTGCCTCTCTTCGCTGCGAACATGCGTCCCTCCTGGGCCAGATGATTGCGGAGGCGCGTGTCGCTCGCGTGTACGCCCCCGTTGAGGCTCCAAGGTAGGCAGGGGGCGCTTCCGTGGCACCCCCCGAGCCCCCTCGTTCACACACTGCGTCGTAAGCTGGACGTCACGACGCGCCGCACCCTCGGAGAGAAGGCAGCCAGGCGGAAACCTTTCTGCTATGTGGCCCGGGCCATGTCCCAAGACTCGAAGCTGCTGGAGAAGATCGCGCAGGTGGAGAAGGGTGGCGCGCAGAAGTACCACGCGAAGAACACGGAGGCGGGCAAGCTGTTCGCCCGTGAGCGCATCCGCCTGCTGGTGGATGAGGGCTCCTTCGTGGAGGACGCGAAGCTCGCCAACAACCTGGACCCCGAGCTGCCCTCGGATGGCGTCGTCATCGGCCTGGGCAAGGTCGCCGGTCGCACCGTGGCCATCATGGCCAACGACTCCACGGTGAAGGCCGGAAGCTGGGGCGCCCGCACGGTGGAGAAGATCCTCCGCATCCAGGAGACGGCCCGCTCGCTGCGCTGCCCGCTCTTCTACCTGGTGGACTCCGCCGGTGCGCGCATCACCGACCAGGTGGAGATGTTCCCCGGCCGTCGTGGCGCCGGCCGCATCTTCTACAACGAAGTGCACATGTCCGGCTTCGTGCCGCAGGTGTGTCTGCTCTTCGGGCCCTCCGCCGCGGGCGGCGCGTACATCCCCGCCTTCTGCGACCTGGTCATCATGGTGGATGGCAACGCCTCCATGTACCTGGGCAGCCCCCGCATGGCGGAGATGGTGATTGGCGAGAAGGTGACGCTCGAGGAGATGGGCGGCGCGAAGATGCACTGCTCCATCTCCGGCGTCGGCGACGTGCTGGTGAAGACGGAGCAGGAGGCCATCGCCGCGGCGAAGAAGTACATCGGCTTCTTCCCGGAGAACTTCAGCCAGCGCGCGCCCGTGGCCCCCGCGATTGCACCCCTGGCCAGTGGCAAGCGCGTGGACGAAATCGTCCCCGCGGACCAGAACAAGCCCTTCGACATGCATGCGCTCATCAAGGAGCTCATCGACGAGGACAGCTGGTTCGAGGTGAAGAAGCTCTTCGCGCAGGAGCTCATCACCGGCCTCGCCCGCATCGACGGCATGCCCGTGGGCATCGTCGCCAACCAGCCCAAGTACAAGGGCGGCGTGCTGTTCGTGGACAGCGCGGACAAGGCGGCGCGCTTCATCTGGCTGTGTGATGCATTCAACATCCCGCTGCTCTACCTGGCGGACGTGCCGGGCTTCATGATCGGCACCAAGGTGGAGCGGGCCGGCATCATCCGCGCCGGCGCGAAGATGATTTCCGCCGTGTCCGAGGCCAGCGTCCCGAAGATCTGCGTGGTGGTCCGCAAGGCCTACGGCGCCGGCCTGTACGCCATGAGCGGTCCCGGCTTCGCGCCGGACGCCACCCTGGCGCTGCCCGGGGCGATGATCGCCGTCATGGGCCCGGAGGCGGCGGTGAACGCCGTCTACTACAACAAGATTCAGGAGCTGCCCGAGGCGGACCGCCCGGCCTACGTCCAGAAGCTGCGCGACGAGTACAAGGCCGACGTGGACATCTACAAGCTGGCCAGCGAGCTGATCATCGACGAGATCGTCCCCGGTGACAGCCTGCGTCAGGAGCTGACCCAGCGTTATCGGCTGTACGCCCAGCGCCACCAGCCCCGTGCCGAGAAGAAGCACGGTGTCTATCCCGTCTGAGTAGAAAACCTGCTCCCTTCTCAAGCCCCCGGCCTGCGCTGGGGCGCTCTGCTATAGATCCTGCCGACACCATGGATTTCGAACTTCCTGAAAGCCACCGCGCCCTCCAATCCTCCCTCCGGGACTTCTGCGAGCGCCGGGTGAAGCCGTACGCCCGCGACTGGGACAAGGACGAGAAGTTCCCGATGGAGGTCGTCCGGGAGCTGGGCCAGCTGGGCGTGCTGGGCATGCTGGTCACCGAGGAGTACGGCGGGGCGGCCATGGACTCTCTCGCCGTGGCGGTCGCCGTGGAGGAGCTCGCCCGCTACGACGGCTCGCTCGCGCTCACGGTGGCCAGCCACAACGGCCTGGGCACCAGCCACCTGCGCATCTTCGGCACCGACGCCCAGCGCAAGAAGTTCCTGCCGAAGCTCGCCACCGGTGAGTACCTCGGCGCGTGGGGCCTGACGGAGCCCGGCTCCGGCTCGGACGCCTCCGGCATGAAGACGACCGCGGTGCGCAAGGGCAACAACTGGGTGCTCAACGGCACCAAGATGTTCATCACCCAGGGCACCGTCGGCGACGTCTTCGTGGTGCTGGCGGTGTCGTCCCCGGACAAGAAGCAGAAGGGCGTCACGGCTTTCCTGCTGGAGAAGGGAATGCCGGGGTTCAGCCAGCGCGCCATCCACGGC contains these protein-coding regions:
- a CDS encoding enoyl-CoA hydratase-related protein; the protein is MPEFKVDARGAIEIWTIDGEGRRNAISRAMLKELGDLVARVSSNRQVRAVIITGAGDKAFCAGADLKERATMAEDDVRAFLDGLRRTFRAIEKSDCVFIAAVNGAAFGGGTELALACDLRVAAPAAEMGLTETRLGIIPGGGGTQRLSRLIGVGRAKDLILTARSVNAAEAFSIGMVNRLAPEGHLLEVAFGLAESVVKNAPLAVGTAKHAIDEGTGLELDDALALELRKYEEILKTEDRLEGLRAFAEKRAPVYKGR
- a CDS encoding hydroxymethylglutaryl-CoA lyase, translated to MDPNQNSRAHTGWLGQLPKRVDVYEVGPRDGLQNELRTLPTRDKARLIDALVSAGEKRIEVTSFVSPKWIPQLADAEELLRLVGRREGVVFSALVPNLKGLERAKDAGLEEAAVFISASEAHSKKNINKSIAEALAGAREVTAAALAAGMRVRGYLSTVWGCPYEGHVPVERVVDICRQLVDAGLYQLSLGDTIGVGTPRQTEGILEALLKHIPVEKLALHMHDTRGTALANALVGLSAGVTTFDASIGGLGGCPYAPGAAGNLATEDAVFMLHGMGVETGINLDRLVEAGEIAQELIGRKLAGKYLQAALGEREKKASRRVQSAQT
- a CDS encoding YtxH domain-containing protein, translated to MFAAKRGKWMAKGLAKSDLYRKWMAHKLIDELPRAARNRWDDFDPDDVLNLVGLTTRKPATLGLGGLGVFILGVAAGGVAALLLAPKTGTELRTTVKDRAIGYMNKQGVNVGPEKTASA
- a CDS encoding acyl-CoA carboxylase subunit beta, with translation MSQDSKLLEKIAQVEKGGAQKYHAKNTEAGKLFARERIRLLVDEGSFVEDAKLANNLDPELPSDGVVIGLGKVAGRTVAIMANDSTVKAGSWGARTVEKILRIQETARSLRCPLFYLVDSAGARITDQVEMFPGRRGAGRIFYNEVHMSGFVPQVCLLFGPSAAGGAYIPAFCDLVIMVDGNASMYLGSPRMAEMVIGEKVTLEEMGGAKMHCSISGVGDVLVKTEQEAIAAAKKYIGFFPENFSQRAPVAPAIAPLASGKRVDEIVPADQNKPFDMHALIKELIDEDSWFEVKKLFAQELITGLARIDGMPVGIVANQPKYKGGVLFVDSADKAARFIWLCDAFNIPLLYLADVPGFMIGTKVERAGIIRAGAKMISAVSEASVPKICVVVRKAYGAGLYAMSGPGFAPDATLALPGAMIAVMGPEAAVNAVYYNKIQELPEADRPAYVQKLRDEYKADVDIYKLASELIIDEIVPGDSLRQELTQRYRLYAQRHQPRAEKKHGVYPV
- a CDS encoding TIM44-like domain-containing protein; this encodes MSLRFAPRRLYRWAPWLPSALALVALLAPLLALARGGGGEHYTRPSSRDDGGGGDGGIPLWLIYELFSLVFRYPKVMLPLLAIGFGIWWFYKRNLHPDATTRRALDQRDADRRTQVGQRDVQGWVNALKLKDPAFELQAVLDKTRWLFMELQKAWFLRDMTPVRPFLSDATWQRFNVQLKLLESQGVRDAITDIQVLDLQLIGLTQSQWFDSIQLRVQARMRDTDVPASFTDAQATDAARKAPNESFTEVWTFVRKPGVQTKPGEDLYQGKCPNCGAPFAGGAANKCEYCNAVVNSGNYDWTLSEITQGVEHVRYHKTVDGLREAREADPALNLEILEDRASLLFWKWIDSQSRGDAKTLSKVANTEAVQRLGSELEDLRRKGRRRVFLECAVGAADVTSLQVNPQGYDVAHVDVRWSARMGVGPLNEKPPRLPTVPQRFVFSLVRRHGAQTNADNGMSTDRCPNCNATLTDSAATTCDFCNTQLGTGERDWVLASALPYEAWNVEQDQRYQANVLRKAVATERDRERVPSPGADVVMDVQERQRLLYMMAAIAAADGEVTSSERKLLKLCSERWGVEWSNVEMALGAGTQLFDRLVPRGSPEAELILRNIVEIAMVDGRIDRKERRMLETAAAHLGLQEKLSSMLGEL
- a CDS encoding acyl-CoA dehydrogenase family protein — encoded protein: MDFELPESHRALQSSLRDFCERRVKPYARDWDKDEKFPMEVVRELGQLGVLGMLVTEEYGGAAMDSLAVAVAVEELARYDGSLALTVASHNGLGTSHLRIFGTDAQRKKFLPKLATGEYLGAWGLTEPGSGSDASGMKTTAVRKGNNWVLNGTKMFITQGTVGDVFVVLAVSSPDKKQKGVTAFLLEKGMPGFSQRAIHGKLGMRSSDTAELVMENVEVPDSARVGEVDHGFIDTMKILDRGRITIGALAVGLGRGALEESIRYSRERTAFGQPISEFQGLRWMMADMKTEMDAARLLVHRAARLADEGKPYSKEASMAKLFASEAAMRACNKAVQIHGGYGYTREFPVERYLRDAKLCEIGEGTSEIQRTIIAREIFKGA
- a CDS encoding methylmalonyl-CoA mutase family protein, with the translated sequence MSQVPPPSDKDFPPPSLDAWRRLVEKDLKGKPFTSLQSSLEGGLSLQPLYTPQDAPVPTEPPGVAPYVRGTQPLGHTEGGWTVCQEYAGPDVSSTAEVLRNDLERGGQGVWLLLDAPHGIDVKDADSLRRLLAHVPLERTPVHLEPARDVLAPASLLLQVADALRVPRKALSGSLGIDPIGAMARAGTAKVDVAGTLAKAAPLVTSLLKEAPGLRALLVSSRAWADAGATPVQELAWTIATGVEYLRELERAGVSPADAARSVQFALSVGGQFFPEIARLRAARLLWSKVVAASGGPPETQAMSLHARTATGTKAKRDPWVNILRATAESFAAVVAGADSVSTSPFDEPLGTPDEQSRRIARNTQLILRDESSLNRVADPAGGSYYLEQLTGEVARAAWTELQRIESLGGMTRALVEGDVARVLAETVAARDKAVRSRRLPMVGVSEFPHLSEAPVQREPHPTPVKAEGGFAPLRPVRMAEAFESLRDASDRHLALYGMRPRAFLASLGTVAEHTTRSMWTTNALAVGGIETDEHRDFTDAAHAAEAFAKTGTLLAVISGPDTLYPDQVPALTQALKARGARTVVVAGRPGDHEAAFRAAGVDFFIYAGADLFQLLKTLHQQLGVVA
- a CDS encoding class I SAM-dependent methyltransferase; the protein is MSFFGELYLRSTLPFLSEAVTAREVEYLAHAFADVPGPAPVVDLGCGHGRHAARLNASGTLAGRVIGLELDALSLSMRRPGFPAVQGDLRALPFQEASVAGAYAWYSTLFAFTDEEHVHILREVARVLRPGGRLVFQTVPYERLVESPAAAFQQTLPDGSILEEQSRFDAVTGRDEGQRTLTLPTGRRLTASYAIRYYPLAELTRLLESTGFSRAWVHGGLDGGPPTSRSTDLIVGAALRKR